Proteins encoded together in one Micromonospora auratinigra window:
- the carA gene encoding glutamine-hydrolyzing carbamoyl-phosphate synthase small subunit: MTKRRPAILVLEDGRTFHGEAYGAAGETFGEAVFNTGMTGYQETLTDPSYHRQVVVQTAPHIGNTGVNGEDDESGRIWVAGYVVRDPARASSNWRATGGLEERLAAEGVVGISGVDTRALTRHLRERGAMRVGVSSVDDDPAALLERVRQSPPMVGADLSAEVTTDEPYVVEARGEHRFTVAALDLGIKRNVPRRLAARGVTTHVLPAGSTIDDLLATGADAVFFSPGPGDPATADGPVALAREVLSRRIPLFGICFGSQILGRALGFGTYKLGYGHRGINQPVLDRVTGKVEVTSHNHGFAVQVPGAQAGAVVPDQVIDTEFGGVQVSHVCLNDNVVEGLRAKDVPAFTVQYHPEAAAGPHDADYLFDRFAELIEGRKDA; the protein is encoded by the coding sequence GTGACCAAGCGTAGGCCCGCGATCCTCGTCCTCGAGGACGGGCGCACCTTCCACGGCGAGGCGTACGGCGCCGCCGGGGAGACGTTCGGCGAGGCGGTCTTCAACACCGGCATGACCGGCTACCAGGAGACCCTCACCGACCCCTCCTACCACCGGCAGGTGGTCGTGCAGACCGCCCCGCACATCGGCAACACCGGGGTCAACGGCGAGGACGACGAGTCCGGCCGGATCTGGGTCGCCGGGTACGTGGTGCGCGACCCGGCCCGGGCCAGCTCCAACTGGCGGGCCACCGGCGGCCTGGAGGAGCGGCTGGCCGCCGAGGGCGTGGTCGGCATCAGCGGCGTGGACACCCGGGCGCTCACCCGCCACCTGCGCGAGCGCGGCGCGATGCGGGTCGGCGTCTCCAGCGTCGACGACGACCCCGCCGCCCTGCTGGAGCGGGTCCGCCAGTCCCCGCCGATGGTCGGCGCGGACCTCTCGGCCGAGGTGACCACCGACGAGCCGTACGTGGTCGAGGCCCGGGGCGAGCACCGGTTCACCGTCGCCGCCCTGGACCTGGGCATCAAGCGCAACGTGCCGCGCCGGCTGGCCGCCCGCGGGGTCACCACCCACGTGCTGCCCGCCGGCTCGACCATCGACGACCTGCTCGCCACCGGCGCGGACGCGGTGTTCTTCTCGCCCGGCCCGGGCGACCCGGCGACCGCCGACGGGCCGGTCGCGCTGGCCCGCGAGGTGCTCAGCCGGCGGATCCCGCTCTTCGGCATCTGCTTCGGCAGCCAGATCCTCGGCCGGGCGCTCGGCTTCGGCACCTACAAGCTGGGGTACGGCCACCGCGGCATCAACCAGCCGGTGCTCGACCGGGTCACCGGCAAGGTCGAGGTGACCAGCCACAACCACGGCTTCGCCGTCCAGGTGCCGGGGGCGCAGGCCGGGGCCGTCGTCCCCGACCAGGTGATCGACACCGAGTTCGGCGGCGTCCAGGTGTCGCACGTCTGCCTCAATGACAACGTGGTCGAGGGGCTGCGGGCCAAGGACGTGCCCGCCTTCACCGTCCAGTACCACCCGGAGGCGGCGGCCGGCCCGCACGACGCGGACTACCTGTTCGACCGTTTCGCCGAGCTGATCGAGGGACGCAAGGATGCCTAA
- the carB gene encoding carbamoyl-phosphate synthase large subunit, with amino-acid sequence MPKRDDLKHILVIGSGPIVIGQACEFDYSGTQACRVLRSEGIRVSLVNSNPATIMTDPEFADATYVEPITPEFVELVIAKERPDALLPTLGGQTALNTAVALHEAGVLEKYGVELIGANIEAINRGEDRQLFKDIVAKAGVRLGLADPSTLTPRSRVCHSMDEVRETVAELGLPVVIRPSFTMGGLGSGMAHTDEDLERIAGAGLAASPVHEVLIEESVLGWKEYELELMRDRHDNVVVVCSIENVDPMGVHTGDSVTVAPAMTLTDREYQQLRDLGIAVLREVGVDTGGCNIQFAVNPTDGRLVVIEMNPRVSRSSALASKATGFPIAKIAAKLAIGYTLDEIPNDITLKTPAAFEPTLDYVVVKIPRFAFEKFAGADPELTTTMKSVGEAMSLGRNFTEALNKAMRSMETKASGFWTVPDPADATRENTLAALRIPHDGRLYTVERALRLGASIAEVAEASGGIDPWFLDQIAALVELRAEIVDAPVLDGDLLRRAKRAGLSDRQLAALRPELAAEDGVRTLRHRLGVRPVYKTVDTCAAEFEATTPYHYSTYDQETEVAPSDRPKVLILGSGPNRIGQGIEFDYSCVHAVQALREVGYETVMVNCNPETVSTDYDTADRLYFEPLTFEDVLEVWHAEDTSGRAAGGPGVVGVVVQLGGQTPLGLAQRLKNAGVPIVGTSPESIHLAEERGAFGAVLARAGLRAPAHGMATSYDEAKAIADEIGYPVLVRPSYVLGGRGMEIVYDDATLRDYIGRATDISPDHPVLVDRFLDDAIEIDVDALVDADGDVYLGGVMEHIEEAGIHSGDSSCALPPITLAGSHLTQVRRYTEEIARGVGVKGLLNVQYALQGDMLYVLEANPRASRTVPFVSKATAVPLAKAAARIALGATIAELRAEGMLPPTGDGGTMPADAPIAVKEAVLPFKRFRTPAGKGIDVLLGPEMKSTGEVMGIDTGFGQAFAKSQAAAYGSLPTAGKIFVSVANRDKRGMIFPIKRLADLGFEIVATTGTAEVLRRHGIACEQIRKHYESGEGADAVSLILGGDVALVVNTPQGSGASARSDGYEIRSAAVTADIPCVTTVPGAAAAVMGIEARINGDLRVRPLQDLHAALRGGE; translated from the coding sequence ATGCCTAAGCGCGACGATCTGAAGCACATCCTGGTGATCGGCTCCGGGCCGATCGTGATCGGGCAGGCCTGCGAGTTCGACTACTCCGGCACCCAGGCCTGCCGGGTGCTGCGCAGCGAGGGCATCCGGGTCAGCCTGGTCAACTCCAACCCGGCGACGATCATGACCGACCCGGAGTTCGCCGACGCCACGTACGTCGAGCCGATCACCCCGGAGTTCGTCGAGCTGGTGATCGCCAAGGAGCGCCCCGACGCGCTGCTGCCCACCCTGGGCGGGCAGACCGCGCTGAACACCGCGGTCGCCCTGCACGAGGCGGGCGTGCTGGAGAAGTACGGTGTCGAGCTGATCGGCGCGAACATCGAGGCGATCAACCGGGGCGAGGACCGGCAGCTGTTCAAGGACATCGTGGCCAAGGCCGGCGTCCGGCTCGGCCTGGCGGACCCGTCGACGCTGACCCCGCGCTCGCGGGTCTGCCACTCGATGGACGAGGTCCGCGAGACCGTCGCCGAGCTGGGCCTGCCGGTGGTGATCCGGCCGTCGTTCACGATGGGCGGCCTGGGCTCCGGGATGGCGCACACCGACGAGGACCTGGAGCGCATCGCCGGCGCCGGCCTGGCCGCCAGCCCGGTGCACGAGGTGCTGATCGAGGAGAGCGTGCTCGGCTGGAAGGAGTACGAGCTCGAACTGATGCGCGACCGCCACGACAACGTGGTGGTGGTCTGCTCGATCGAGAACGTCGACCCGATGGGCGTGCACACCGGTGACAGCGTCACCGTCGCCCCGGCCATGACGCTGACCGACCGGGAGTACCAGCAGCTGCGTGACCTGGGCATCGCGGTGCTGCGCGAGGTCGGCGTCGACACCGGCGGCTGCAACATCCAGTTCGCGGTCAACCCGACCGACGGCCGGCTCGTGGTGATCGAGATGAACCCCCGGGTGTCGCGCTCCTCGGCCCTGGCGTCGAAGGCCACCGGCTTCCCGATCGCCAAGATCGCGGCGAAGCTGGCCATCGGCTACACGCTGGACGAGATCCCGAACGACATCACCCTGAAGACCCCGGCGGCGTTCGAGCCGACCCTGGACTACGTGGTGGTGAAGATCCCCCGGTTCGCGTTCGAGAAGTTCGCCGGCGCGGACCCGGAGCTCACCACCACCATGAAGTCGGTCGGCGAGGCGATGAGCCTGGGCCGCAACTTCACCGAGGCGCTGAACAAGGCGATGCGCTCGATGGAGACCAAGGCGTCGGGGTTCTGGACCGTCCCCGACCCCGCGGACGCGACGAGGGAGAACACCCTCGCGGCGCTGCGGATCCCGCACGACGGGCGGCTCTACACCGTCGAGCGGGCGCTGCGCCTGGGCGCGTCGATCGCCGAGGTGGCCGAGGCGTCCGGCGGCATCGATCCCTGGTTCCTGGACCAGATCGCCGCGCTGGTCGAGCTGCGCGCCGAGATCGTCGACGCCCCGGTGCTCGACGGGGACCTGCTGCGCCGGGCGAAGCGGGCCGGCCTGTCCGACCGGCAGCTCGCCGCGCTGCGCCCGGAGCTGGCCGCCGAGGACGGCGTACGCACCCTGCGCCACCGGCTCGGGGTGCGCCCGGTCTACAAGACCGTCGACACCTGCGCCGCCGAGTTCGAGGCGACCACGCCGTACCACTACTCGACGTACGACCAGGAGACCGAGGTCGCGCCCTCGGACCGACCGAAGGTGCTCATCCTGGGCTCCGGCCCGAACCGGATCGGTCAGGGCATCGAGTTCGACTACTCCTGCGTGCACGCGGTCCAAGCGCTGCGCGAGGTCGGCTATGAGACCGTGATGGTCAACTGCAACCCGGAGACGGTCTCCACCGACTACGACACCGCCGACCGGCTCTACTTCGAGCCGCTCACCTTCGAGGACGTCCTGGAGGTGTGGCACGCCGAGGACACCTCCGGCAGGGCGGCCGGGGGCCCGGGCGTGGTCGGGGTGGTCGTGCAGCTCGGTGGGCAGACCCCGCTCGGCCTGGCCCAGCGGCTGAAGAACGCCGGCGTGCCGATCGTCGGCACCTCGCCGGAGTCCATCCACCTGGCCGAGGAGCGCGGCGCGTTCGGCGCGGTGCTCGCCCGGGCCGGGCTGCGCGCCCCGGCGCACGGCATGGCCACCTCGTACGACGAGGCGAAGGCGATCGCCGACGAGATCGGGTACCCGGTGCTGGTCCGGCCGTCGTACGTGCTCGGCGGGCGGGGCATGGAGATCGTCTACGACGACGCCACCCTGCGCGACTACATCGGCCGGGCCACCGACATCTCGCCCGACCACCCGGTGCTGGTCGACCGCTTCCTCGACGACGCCATCGAGATCGACGTGGACGCCCTCGTCGACGCCGACGGTGACGTCTACCTGGGCGGCGTGATGGAGCACATCGAGGAGGCCGGCATCCACTCCGGCGACTCGTCCTGCGCCCTGCCGCCGATCACGCTGGCCGGCTCGCACCTGACCCAGGTGCGCCGCTACACCGAGGAGATCGCCCGCGGGGTCGGGGTGAAGGGCCTGCTCAACGTCCAGTACGCGCTCCAGGGCGACATGCTGTACGTGCTGGAGGCCAACCCGCGCGCGTCGCGGACCGTCCCGTTCGTCTCGAAGGCGACCGCCGTGCCGCTGGCCAAGGCGGCGGCCCGGATCGCGCTCGGCGCCACCATCGCCGAGCTGCGCGCCGAGGGGATGCTGCCGCCGACCGGGGACGGGGGCACCATGCCCGCCGACGCCCCGATCGCGGTCAAGGAGGCGGTGCTGCCGTTCAAGCGGTTCCGCACCCCCGCCGGCAAGGGCATCGACGTGCTGCTCGGCCCGGAGATGAAGTCCACCGGCGAGGTGATGGGCATCGACACCGGCTTCGGCCAGGCGTTCGCCAAGTCGCAGGCCGCCGCGTACGGCTCGCTGCCGACCGCCGGCAAGATCTTCGTCTCGGTGGCCAACCGGGACAAGCGCGGCATGATCTTCCCGATCAAGCGGCTGGCCGACCTCGGCTTCGAGATCGTCGCCACCACCGGCACGGCGGAGGTGCTGCGCCGGCACGGCATCGCCTGCGAGCAGATCCGCAAGCACTACGAGTCGGGCGAGGGCGCCGACGCGGTCTCGCTGATCCTCGGTGGCGACGTGGCGCTGGTGGTGAACACCCCGCAGGGCTCGGGCGCGAGCGCCCGCTCCGACGGGTACGAGATCCGCAGCGCCGCCGTCACGGCGGACATCCCGTGCGTCACCACCGTGCCCGGCGCGGCGGCGGCGGTGATGGGCATCGAGGCGCGCATCAACGGTGACCTCCGCGTCCGCCCGCTGCAGGACCTGCACGCCGCCCTCCGGGGCGGCGAGTGA
- a CDS encoding quinone-dependent dihydroorotate dehydrogenase, with translation MIFEKVVRPRLFGIGGGDAEAAHEWTLRRLAAVSRRPALLAALRARYFRAAPRTVFGVDFPNPVGLAAGMDKNGVALPAWPALGFGFVEVGTVTAHAQPGNPRPRLFRLRDSEAVVNRMGFNNAGAEALARRLAALPRPLGVPLGISLGKSKVTPLDEAVADYLASYRALREHGDYFAVNVSSPNTPGLRSLQDRSHLDALLAALVGEKPVLVKIAPDLTEPAIAELLQVCLDRGAAGVIATNTTLARDGLAPADRERGAETGGLSGRPLAARAREVVGFVHRETGGRLPVIGVGGILDPDDAARMFDAGASLVQLYTGFIYRGPALVRAAARTP, from the coding sequence GTGATCTTCGAGAAGGTGGTCCGGCCCCGGCTGTTCGGCATCGGGGGCGGGGACGCGGAGGCGGCGCACGAGTGGACGCTGCGCCGGCTGGCCGCGGTGTCGCGCCGGCCGGCCCTGCTGGCGGCGCTGCGGGCCCGGTACTTCCGCGCCGCGCCGCGCACCGTGTTCGGGGTGGACTTCCCGAACCCGGTGGGGTTGGCGGCCGGGATGGACAAGAACGGTGTCGCGCTGCCCGCGTGGCCGGCGCTCGGCTTCGGTTTCGTCGAGGTCGGCACGGTCACCGCGCACGCCCAGCCCGGCAACCCGCGACCGCGGCTGTTCCGGCTGCGCGACAGCGAGGCCGTGGTCAACCGGATGGGCTTCAACAACGCCGGCGCCGAGGCGCTCGCCCGGCGGCTGGCGGCGCTGCCGCGCCCGCTCGGCGTACCGCTGGGGATCTCGTTGGGCAAGTCCAAGGTGACCCCGCTCGACGAGGCGGTGGCGGACTACCTGGCCTCCTACCGGGCGCTGCGGGAGCACGGGGACTACTTCGCGGTCAACGTGTCCTCCCCGAACACTCCCGGCCTGCGGTCGCTGCAGGACCGGTCGCACCTGGACGCGCTGCTGGCCGCCCTGGTCGGGGAGAAGCCGGTGCTGGTGAAGATCGCCCCGGACCTCACCGAGCCGGCCATCGCGGAGCTGCTGCAGGTGTGCCTGGACCGGGGCGCGGCCGGGGTGATCGCCACCAACACCACGCTGGCCCGCGACGGGCTCGCCCCGGCCGACCGGGAGCGGGGCGCCGAGACCGGCGGGCTGTCCGGTCGTCCGCTCGCCGCCCGGGCCCGTGAGGTGGTCGGCTTCGTGCACCGGGAGACCGGTGGCCGGCTGCCGGTGATCGGCGTCGGCGGGATCCTGGACCCGGACGACGCGGCCCGGATGTTCGACGCGGGCGCCAGCCTGGTCCAGCTCTACACCGGGTTCATCTACCGCGGGCCGGCGCTGGTCCGCGCCGCCGCCCGCACCCCCTAG
- a CDS encoding adenosylmethionine--8-amino-7-oxononanoate transaminase gives MTPEEILATDRAHVWHPYAALPPASPPYVVASAEGVRLRLADGRELIDGMSSWWAAIHGYRHPVLDAAVTDQLGRMSHVMFGGLTHEPAVRLARTLVELAPEGLEHVFLADSGSVSVEVAVKMCLQWQRATGRPERRRLGTWRGGYHGDTFHPMSVCDPEGGMHHLWGDVLPRQVFAPVPPGGFDTPPDPAYEAALVDAVERHADELAAVIVEPVVQGAGGMRFHHPHYLRVLREVTRAHGILLVFDEIATGFGRTGTMFAAEHAGVTPDVLCVGKALTGGYLTLAAALCTAEVARGISADGVLAHGPTFMGNPLACAVANASLGLLRDGDWAGRVAAVSAGLRAGLEPLRARPGVADVRVLGAIGVVQLDHEVDLPAATAAAVAQGVWLRPFRDLIYTMPPYVTDEADVARIAAGVAAAVEAG, from the coding sequence GTGACGCCGGAGGAGATCCTCGCCACCGACCGGGCGCACGTGTGGCACCCCTACGCGGCGCTGCCGCCGGCCAGCCCGCCGTACGTGGTGGCGAGCGCCGAGGGCGTCCGCCTGCGACTGGCCGACGGCCGGGAGCTGATCGACGGGATGTCGTCCTGGTGGGCGGCGATCCACGGCTACCGGCACCCGGTGCTGGACGCCGCCGTCACCGACCAGCTCGGCCGGATGAGCCACGTGATGTTCGGCGGCCTCACCCACGAGCCGGCGGTACGGCTGGCCCGCACCCTGGTCGAGCTGGCCCCGGAGGGGCTGGAGCACGTCTTCCTGGCCGACTCCGGCTCGGTCTCGGTCGAGGTGGCGGTGAAGATGTGCCTGCAGTGGCAGCGGGCCACCGGGCGGCCGGAGCGACGGCGGCTGGGCACCTGGCGGGGCGGCTACCACGGCGACACGTTCCACCCGATGAGCGTCTGCGACCCGGAGGGCGGCATGCACCACCTCTGGGGTGACGTGCTGCCCCGGCAGGTCTTCGCGCCGGTGCCCCCGGGTGGCTTCGACACCCCGCCCGACCCGGCGTACGAGGCGGCCCTGGTGGACGCGGTCGAGCGGCACGCCGACGAGCTGGCCGCGGTGATCGTCGAGCCGGTGGTGCAGGGGGCCGGGGGCATGCGCTTCCACCACCCGCACTACCTGCGGGTGCTGCGCGAGGTGACCCGGGCGCACGGCATCCTGCTGGTGTTCGACGAGATCGCCACCGGGTTCGGCCGGACCGGGACCATGTTCGCCGCCGAGCACGCCGGGGTGACCCCGGACGTGCTCTGCGTCGGCAAGGCCCTCACCGGCGGCTACCTGACGCTGGCGGCCGCCCTCTGCACCGCTGAGGTGGCCCGGGGGATCTCCGCCGACGGCGTGCTCGCCCACGGGCCGACCTTCATGGGCAACCCGCTCGCCTGCGCGGTCGCCAACGCCTCGCTGGGGCTGCTGCGGGACGGGGACTGGGCCGGGCGGGTGGCGGCGGTCTCGGCGGGCCTGCGCGCCGGCCTGGAGCCGCTGCGCGCCCGGCCGGGCGTGGCCGACGTGCGGGTGCTCGGCGCGATCGGGGTGGTCCAGCTCGACCACGAGGTCGACCTCCCGGCGGCCACCGCCGCCGCGGTCGCGCAGGGGGTGTGGCTGCGCCCCTTCCGCGACCTGATCTACACCATGCCGCCGTACGTCACCGACGAGGCGGACGTGGCCCGGATCGCGGCCGGCGTGGCGGCGGCGGTCGAGGCCGGCTGA
- the pyrF gene encoding orotidine-5'-phosphate decarboxylase, with protein MESFGARLHRAVAERGPLCVGIDPHPGLLARWGLSDDVEGLERFSRTVVEALGDQVAVVKPQSAFFERFGSRGVGILESTIRQLRNSGALVLLDVKRGDIGSTVAAYASAYLDPSSPLYVDAVTASPYLGVGSLAPMFELAAANGGGVFVLALTSNPEGASVQRAVAADGRTVAQTVIDEISQLNLGAEPLGSFGLVVGATIGGTGHDLSAVHGPLLAPGLGAQGATAADLRTVFGSAVPSVLPSYSREVLHAGPDVAALRAAAERVLGECRAALAGA; from the coding sequence ATGGAGAGCTTCGGCGCCCGCCTGCACCGGGCCGTGGCGGAGCGGGGACCGCTCTGCGTGGGGATCGACCCGCACCCGGGCCTGCTGGCCCGCTGGGGGCTGTCCGACGACGTCGAGGGCCTGGAACGGTTCAGCCGGACCGTGGTGGAGGCGCTCGGGGACCAGGTGGCCGTGGTCAAGCCCCAGTCGGCCTTCTTCGAACGGTTCGGTTCGAGGGGCGTTGGAATCCTTGAGTCAACTATCCGACAGTTGCGAAATTCTGGCGCGCTCGTTCTCCTCGATGTCAAGCGCGGCGACATCGGTTCGACGGTCGCCGCGTACGCCTCGGCGTACCTCGATCCATCCAGCCCGCTGTATGTCGACGCGGTCACCGCGAGCCCCTACCTGGGAGTAGGTTCGCTGGCCCCGATGTTCGAGCTGGCCGCCGCGAACGGCGGCGGGGTCTTCGTGCTGGCGCTGACCTCCAACCCGGAGGGGGCCTCGGTGCAGCGCGCCGTAGCCGCCGACGGACGCACCGTGGCGCAGACCGTCATCGACGAGATTTCCCAGCTCAACCTGGGTGCGGAGCCCCTGGGCAGCTTCGGCCTGGTGGTCGGGGCGACGATCGGTGGCACCGGTCACGACCTCTCCGCGGTGCACGGTCCGCTGCTCGCCCCGGGGCTGGGCGCGCAGGGCGCCACGGCTGCGGACCTGCGCACCGTCTTCGGTTCCGCCGTGCCCTCGGTGCTGCCGTCGTACTCGCGCGAGGTGCTCCACGCCGGCCCCGACGTGGCCGCGCTGCGGGCCGCCGCCGAGCGGGTGCTGGGGGAGTGCCGGGCCGCCCTGGCCGGCGCCTGA
- the mihF gene encoding integration host factor, actinobacterial type: MPLPSLTPEQRAAALEKAAEIRKARAKLKEDLKQGKTSLATVLEKAESDDVVGKLKVSAVLQAMPGIGKIRATQIMEKLKIADSRRLRGLGEQQRKALLGEFAAN, encoded by the coding sequence GTGCCGCTCCCGTCACTGACCCCCGAACAGCGTGCTGCCGCGCTGGAGAAGGCCGCGGAGATCCGCAAGGCCCGTGCCAAGCTGAAGGAGGACCTCAAGCAGGGCAAGACCAGCCTCGCCACGGTCCTCGAGAAGGCCGAGTCCGACGACGTCGTCGGCAAGCTGAAGGTCTCGGCCGTGCTTCAGGCGATGCCGGGCATCGGCAAGATCCGGGCCACCCAGATCATGGAGAAGCTCAAGATCGCCGACAGCCGCCGGCTGCGCGGCCTGGGCGAGCAGCAGCGCAAGGCTCTGCTTGGAGAGTTCGCCGCGAACTGA
- a CDS encoding nucleoside/nucleotide kinase family protein — protein sequence MSTDDEARPAARLTVLSGPSGAGRGSVVELVRARFPSVWRPVPATTRPPCRGEVPGVDRLFVDSAAFDRMIAADALLEWSRTGPYRRGVPRAGIRDRLAEGRPVLLPLDLPGALAVRAAAPGVLMVLLAPPSYRPDPAVAGAFAHAVRHDRAERAADELVGLLGYSFLAPAQPRPSG from the coding sequence GTGAGCACGGATGACGAGGCGCGCCCGGCGGCCCGGCTCACTGTCCTGTCCGGACCCTCGGGTGCCGGCCGGGGCAGTGTCGTCGAGCTGGTCCGGGCGCGCTTCCCGTCGGTGTGGCGGCCCGTGCCCGCCACCACCCGGCCGCCGTGCCGGGGCGAGGTGCCCGGGGTGGACCGGCTCTTCGTCGATTCGGCCGCGTTCGACCGGATGATCGCCGCCGACGCGCTGCTGGAGTGGAGCCGGACCGGGCCGTACCGGCGCGGGGTGCCGCGGGCCGGGATCCGCGACCGGCTCGCCGAGGGCCGGCCGGTGCTGCTCCCGCTGGACCTGCCCGGCGCGCTCGCCGTCCGGGCCGCCGCGCCCGGCGTCCTGATGGTGCTCCTCGCGCCCCCGTCGTACCGGCCGGACCCCGCCGTGGCGGGCGCGTTCGCACACGCCGTGCGGCACGACCGCGCCGAGCGGGCCGCCGACGAGCTGGTAGGCTTGCTCGGTTATTCCTTCCTGGCTCCGGCCCAACCGCGCCCGAGCGGTTGA
- the rpoZ gene encoding DNA-directed RNA polymerase subunit omega, with protein MGSIATNPEGITNPPIDELLEKTTSKYALVIFAAKRARQVNAYYSQLGEGLLEYVGPLVETTPQEKPLSIAMREINAGLLTAEPTDQP; from the coding sequence GTGGGATCCATCGCCACCAACCCCGAGGGCATCACCAACCCGCCGATCGACGAGCTCCTCGAGAAGACGACCTCGAAGTACGCCCTGGTGATCTTCGCCGCGAAGCGGGCGCGCCAGGTCAACGCCTACTACAGCCAGCTCGGCGAGGGCCTGCTGGAGTACGTGGGTCCGCTCGTGGAGACCACCCCCCAGGAGAAGCCGCTCTCCATCGCCATGCGGGAGATCAACGCCGGTCTGCTCACCGCCGAGCCGACCGACCAGCCGTAA
- the coaBC gene encoding bifunctional phosphopantothenoylcysteine decarboxylase/phosphopantothenate--cysteine ligase CoaBC has protein sequence MTTGIVLGVGGGIAAYKACELLRLFTESGHRVRVVPTASALRFVGAPTWAALSGQPVADDVWSDVHEVPHVRLGQHADLVVVAPTTADLLAKAAHGLADDLLTNTLLTARCPVLLAPAMHTEMWEHPATVANVATLRSRGVRVIEPAVGRLTGADSGKGRLPDPAEIFAVARRALARGVAAPADLTGRHVVVTAGGTREPLDPVRFLGNRSSGKQGYAFARAAVARGARVTLVSANVALADPAGVDVVRVGTTEELRKATLEAAAGADAVVMAAAPADFRPASYAPGKIKKADDGSAPTIELVTNPDIAAELGRCRRPEQVLVVFAAETGDAEANGRAKLARKRADLIVINEVGVDKVFGAETNAATVIGADGAVHRMPEQPKEDLADAVWDLVVARLAEPS, from the coding sequence ATGACCACCGGGATCGTTCTCGGGGTCGGCGGCGGCATCGCCGCCTACAAGGCGTGTGAGCTGCTCCGGCTCTTCACCGAGTCGGGCCACCGGGTCCGGGTCGTGCCGACCGCGTCGGCGCTCCGCTTCGTCGGGGCGCCGACCTGGGCCGCGCTCTCCGGCCAGCCGGTCGCCGACGACGTCTGGTCCGACGTGCACGAGGTGCCGCACGTCCGCCTCGGCCAGCACGCCGACCTCGTCGTGGTCGCGCCGACCACCGCCGACCTGCTCGCCAAGGCCGCCCACGGCCTCGCCGACGACCTGCTCACCAACACGCTGCTGACCGCCCGCTGCCCGGTCCTGCTCGCCCCGGCGATGCACACCGAGATGTGGGAGCACCCGGCCACCGTGGCCAACGTGGCCACCCTGCGCTCCCGGGGTGTGCGGGTGATCGAGCCCGCCGTCGGGCGGCTCACCGGCGCCGACAGCGGCAAGGGCAGGCTGCCCGACCCGGCGGAGATCTTCGCCGTCGCCCGTCGCGCGCTGGCCCGCGGCGTCGCCGCCCCGGCCGACCTGACCGGCCGGCACGTCGTGGTCACCGCCGGCGGCACCCGCGAACCGCTCGACCCGGTCCGGTTCCTCGGCAACCGCTCCTCCGGCAAGCAGGGGTACGCGTTCGCCCGCGCCGCCGTGGCCCGGGGCGCCCGGGTCACCCTGGTGTCGGCCAACGTCGCGCTGGCCGACCCGGCCGGCGTGGACGTGGTGCGGGTCGGCACCACCGAGGAGCTGCGCAAGGCCACCCTGGAGGCGGCCGCCGGCGCGGACGCCGTGGTGATGGCCGCCGCCCCCGCCGATTTCCGCCCGGCCAGCTACGCGCCCGGTAAGATCAAGAAGGCGGACGACGGCAGCGCGCCCACCATCGAGCTGGTCACCAACCCCGACATCGCCGCCGAGCTGGGACGATGTCGGCGGCCGGAGCAGGTGCTCGTGGTCTTCGCCGCCGAGACCGGGGACGCCGAGGCGAACGGACGGGCCAAGCTCGCCCGCAAGCGGGCGGACCTGATCGTGATCAACGAGGTGGGGGTGGACAAGGTCTTCGGGGCCGAGACCAACGCCGCCACGGTGATCGGGGCGGACGGCGCCGTGCACCGGATGCCGGAACAGCCCAAGGAGGATCTGGCCGACGCGGTCTGGGACCTCGTGGTCGCGCGGCTGGCGGAGCCGTCCTGA